A portion of the Liberibacter crescens BT-1 genome contains these proteins:
- the gltX gene encoding glutamate--tRNA ligase yields MVSSDVRVRVAPSPTGEPHVGTVYTALFNYLFAKKMGGEFILRIEDTDSERSTKEFEDNLINALKWCGLSWIEGPDVGGPYGPYRQSDRKHIYNPYVQTLINKGHAFRCFCSVERLKEMRKEQLQKGISSRYDGYCLRLSEEESNRYKNSGKPYTVRMKIPERGSCTFKDRIYGNIEIPWSAIDMQVLLKENGMPTYHMANVVDDYLMKITHVARGEEWLPSVPKHILIYEYLNWKKPEFIHLPLMRNIDKSKLSKRKNPTSISYYSALGYLPEALINFLGLLFIQNGTDDELMDIEGLSKKFTLDNFSKSGAIFDLQKLDWLNGRWIREKLSQEEFINRVFRWSMEKNSLIEGLKLSQSRITHFGALPDIASFLFKSNICLTPLSFSDLSLSSQEIFEILDKVQEDLEKLKEWKKKTIEEQLRITSKELNKKFKIVLAPLFIAISGSKRSLPLFDSIEILGRSVVRQRLKVAKELVISISTDL; encoded by the coding sequence ATGGTTTCTTCTGACGTCCGTGTACGTGTTGCCCCTTCTCCAACAGGAGAGCCACATGTTGGTACTGTCTATACAGCATTGTTTAATTATCTTTTTGCAAAAAAAATGGGAGGAGAGTTTATTCTAAGAATTGAAGATACAGATTCTGAACGTTCCACAAAAGAATTTGAAGATAATTTAATAAATGCACTTAAATGGTGTGGTTTGAGTTGGATTGAAGGTCCTGACGTAGGGGGACCTTATGGGCCTTACCGCCAATCAGATCGAAAACATATATATAATCCATATGTTCAGACACTGATCAATAAAGGTCATGCTTTTCGCTGTTTTTGTAGTGTGGAAAGACTCAAGGAAATGCGTAAAGAGCAACTTCAAAAAGGAATTTCATCGCGATATGATGGATATTGTCTGAGATTATCTGAAGAAGAGAGCAATCGATATAAAAATTCTGGTAAACCATATACCGTTCGTATGAAAATACCAGAAAGAGGTTCATGCACGTTCAAGGATAGAATCTACGGCAATATCGAAATTCCTTGGAGTGCCATTGATATGCAAGTTTTATTAAAAGAAAATGGTATGCCTACATATCACATGGCAAATGTTGTTGATGATTATCTTATGAAGATTACCCATGTAGCACGTGGAGAAGAATGGCTTCCTTCTGTTCCAAAACATATCCTGATTTATGAATATCTTAATTGGAAAAAGCCTGAATTTATCCATTTGCCATTAATGAGGAATATAGACAAATCGAAGTTATCAAAACGAAAAAATCCAACTTCGATTTCTTATTATTCAGCACTTGGTTATCTTCCAGAAGCGCTTATAAATTTTCTTGGATTACTTTTTATACAAAATGGCACTGATGACGAGTTAATGGATATTGAAGGGTTATCAAAAAAATTTACTCTTGACAATTTTTCAAAATCAGGGGCTATTTTTGATCTTCAAAAACTCGATTGGTTAAATGGTCGTTGGATCAGAGAAAAACTTTCGCAAGAGGAATTTATTAACCGTGTATTTCGATGGTCGATGGAAAAAAATTCTTTAATTGAAGGATTAAAACTATCCCAATCTCGGATTACACATTTTGGTGCATTACCTGATATAGCAAGTTTTTTATTCAAATCAAATATTTGTTTAACTCCGCTATCTTTTTCAGATTTATCTCTTTCTTCACAAGAGATTTTTGAAATCCTAGATAAAGTACAAGAAGATTTAGAGAAATTAAAGGAATGGAAAAAGAAAACAATTGAAGAGCAACTAAGAATTACATCTAAAGAATTAAATAAAAAATTTAAGATTGTTTTAGCTCCTTTATTTATTGCTATATCTGGTTCAAAACGTTCTCTACCACTTTTTGATAGCATAGAAATCCTTGGACGTTCTGTCGTGCGTCAGAGACTTAAAGTAGCAAAAGAACTCGTAATATCAATTTCTACGGATTTATAA
- the yajC gene encoding preprotein translocase subunit YajC: MFFTEASTQTATVGSNSLSSAMEMFVLVVPLMLVWYFLLIRPQRQQIKQRAEMLKSIRRGDYVITGGGIAAKVTKVIDDTEIEVEIAEGIRVRVIRSFISDIRSKTEPVK; the protein is encoded by the coding sequence ATGTTTTTTACCGAGGCTTCCACGCAAACAGCCACGGTAGGCTCTAATAGCTTAAGTTCGGCTATGGAAATGTTCGTGTTGGTTGTCCCTTTGATGCTTGTCTGGTATTTTCTTCTTATTCGTCCACAGCGCCAGCAAATTAAGCAAAGAGCCGAAATGCTTAAAAGTATCCGGAGAGGTGATTATGTTATCACAGGCGGTGGTATAGCAGCTAAAGTGACAAAAGTTATTGATGATACTGAAATTGAGGTGGAAATAGCTGAAGGTATACGGGTACGTGTTATTAGATCATTTATCTCTGACATTCGTTCTAAAACTGAACCTGTAAAATAA